One Aegilops tauschii subsp. strangulata cultivar AL8/78 chromosome 2, Aet v6.0, whole genome shotgun sequence genomic window, TGGCGGTCAAGCACGGGAGCGGGGGTGGGGCTGCGGGAGCGTTCATGTAATTCAAATACAAAGTATGTTAAGGCTGAAGTATAAATTCGTTACTCTAGGAAGCACAACCATGTTATCATTCATAATACAAACGATGTTCAAACGAAGTCCCTGGAAACCTATCAACATCGGATCTAGCTTCGAAGATATTGACACGAGGGTTGTACTgtgaaaataattttaaatttGGAAGCTCAGTTTAGGAGATATTTTGATTTTGAATTTTGGATCTTGGCAGGAAAGCACACACACATGACTTACCATTCGCCTGATCCGGTAAGAAAAACATACCAACACTCTATATTTTATGCCAAATGTCACTAACAGAGACTGTTCGAAAAAAATCGCAGATTCATTCTCTTCTTCTGGATCCTCCATTATTTCGAGAAAAAAAATATACATCTGAGTGTGCAGCCTGATCCGGACGAGAGTAACGGATCACCAAATCACACATATAATAAATCATTAACAAGGTTCCAAGCATTCATGCTGAAATACATACGAACGATCTAATTAAGCACTAGGCGGAAATGCTTGAAAGGAAAAACCAACTAGCGTATGCATGCATGTAGCTAGATCGGTATGGGCTTGACGAAGAGGTTCTTGATAATGCCGTTAAGATGCGTGCTAAATGTGAAGGCATCTTTCCTATCACCATAGTACACCGGCAGGCTGAGAGTGAAGTTGACAACCCGTTGCACCAACGGGAAGAGCTCACGGCGATGCTCAAACCGAGCTTGGTTGGTGGTCTTCCATTCATCTTCTATCATCGAGTCGATTGCAGCAAAGGCGACCTTGTCTGTAACCTTATGCTCACTGACGTAGCAATCCACACAGTTGGCCACGTCCCCCCTATTGTTCCGGTGCTGCATGCATGCAAATAAATATTTAATTATTTTATGAAGTTGATGCGCTCTTCATAAACCAAATAAAAAAAGTTGATGCTGGGTCTAACTGTTGTCGGCTAAATCTATGTCAGACAATAGATATATGTATTCATTGTCTTTGATAGAATATATAGAGTATATGTATGCTGCTAGATCTACTTCAGCGAAAATGTACTCTCCACTATGAGGTCTTAAAAACACATGTGGGCAAACTAATGAAATAAGCTTATATTGTATGCATATCACAAATATATGTATAACCTTTATCTCAAATCTTTAAATTTTGCTATGCCAATTTTCAGTGGTCGTATTGTTGTTGATAACAGTAAAACTGCCTCTGCAATTTGCTTGTCTATGGGTTCACTTCCCCATTGGTCTTTAGGTGTCTCATATTTTTTTTCTTCCAATTGCCACAACATTACATCATTTCTTCAGGAAAATCAATGCAAAAATCCATTAATTTACGTACTAATGCAGATGCTTTTATCTATGTTTTGGACCGATTATTCCATTAATTTACTAATATGTTTTTTGATAAAGTTATTCTAATTTGCAATTATCCTAACATTGATATATGGTTCACTTTAATGAAAGCTTAATCCTGCAGTGCATTGTGACAATAAGGAGAAGCGCCCAGTACTTAGTTTGAGCTCTGATCATCCTCAGTATTATTGGACGGTTACGTGTAAAAATAATCACccttatttaaaaaatatttctGATGCCGTAACCTCACTAAAACTCATGCCCATACCTAGTCTATGTATTGATATACTAATTAGAGCTTACTAAACACAAAATGTTAAGCTGATTGAATTAAACAATAATATCTACCCGTCTTCCATTATTCTAAGTTGTATGGTCCAGATTGTTCATATTGCCTACAAAAGAAACTGCTCTTCCTTCATTTATCGTTTCCCTATAGCTATTTTCTCCTTCGTCGGGTACAAAAGAAGCATTGTTCTTGATCTTCCCCTTTTTTTCTGCAACACAAAGTTGTGCCTATTCTTCTCCGCGATATAAGTAACTGCGGTCTTGCTGATATTTTGACTTTCATTTTCGTTTTCATTGTGTTATAATTCTAATAAAATTGGGAATCAATGTCTTCTGTCATAGCAAAGAATTATTTTTCACAAGTGCTATGTACCTACTCTCTATGACCCCTTGATATTACTAATAAAAAATTGAGTGAAGATTAACTATGGTCAACTGAGATTCGTACCACTAAAATTGTATTCTTTTCTAACCTTGGAAAGCTTCCCAAGGTTTTCGGATTTGTGTCCCATTCCTTCATAATGTTGGGAACCATTGAGATATTTTTATTCATTTATTTTGGATATGGAGATTGCATCTTTCAATGCTATATCTTTCTGATTTCCATACAATTTTTGTCTAGAGTTTTATGTTGAAGGACCACCTTGTGCATTTTCTTGAAATTTATGGATTAACTAAAGTGTGTATATATAAATCTTCAAAGTGCCTTACGTACTTTTCCCATTAAGATTCCGAAACCAGAGGTCAAGTGATGTATGTCAGATTGTCACTTTATTTCTCCCATCACACGACTCCAGTATGAATTCAATAGATATGGTATTCCTGATGTTTCTTCCCATGCCATTGCCTAAGCTGGCAGTTTATTCCATTTTCTGAGAgaaaactccaaatttttggTATGGTTAGCTTGGGTCAGAATATTTTTTAAGATAGTCGAGTTGCTATTATATTCATCGCTAGATATTTTATTTTGGGCATAGTATTGCAAGTTTTCTCTATAAAAGGTCTATTGCCATTTGGTGAGCCTGCTATATTTTTCAGAATTAATCGTGTTTCCAGTGCAGAGTGATAGATACTCTTATATAGCTAGTCCGTGCGAATGCACGGGTTCGGGGCTAGTAATTCTAATTTTGTAAACGTTGACAGCATTCATTGAAAATAATAATCACATCAACATTTTAAATCTATATAGCATCAGGACCATCACAAAATAAAATTCAGTTATTTGGTGTTATAGGCGTAGATATTGTTTCGAtaaacttgatcaaactttgcGACCTTCAAATTATGACATGTTCTCAAGCGAAGTGATTATGGTCATGATCTAATAAATACTTGAGTATGCTAGTAGTAGTATGCCAGAGATTATAGTTACAGATAAAATATATGCCCATAAGTGTGTACGTACTTTAGATGAGCCAGCAAGGTCATTCATTAAGCGCCCAATCTTGGCGCACGCCATGATGACATCGGGGTATCCAAGTGCCCACTCGAGTGCTCCCTTGGGTGCTCCATCACCCATGCAAACCATCGTATACACACATAGCGCGGTGACGCCCGTGGACATGGCAGCCAGATGCAGTTTATCTTTAAAGCTTGGCTTGTGGTTCTGGTGTAACCACTCAGCTTCTTGGAGATAAAATTTTGACTGTTGTTGGAACTGCGTGCATAGACATGAGTAACAGTACTGATTAACAAAGAAATGTTTTTAATTTCAATATTCAAAAGAAAACAGTACATCGTACCACCTGATTTCTAATATAAAATTATAAAGTAGTGACATAGTTTTTAGACATATTTAGCTGTCAATTTGTGTGCATTTGAATAGATTGGTAGAAAAATAGTCTAAGGAATCATAAATTCTATAAAAAGGTAACATATGCCACTAATACAAAGATGTAATTAATATAGATAATTTTGTACCGTCTTCTTGATGTGATCAATCGGGTATCTACCATTAAGTGTCAACTCATCCTCGAACTCCCTAAAGCACATCAGAAGTTTATTATAGAACTTCTTCAAGTAGTCGGGCACAAGGGAAATAGCACTCTCATTCCATCTGCATGAAAAATTGGTTAGTTGAAACAAGAATTAACAAATTCTACTGCCGTCGCAGGAATTAACCTTTGTTCTCCGGATACACAAAGCTATCAGTGAGAAAGAACCTCTGTATGGCTGTGTCTAGCTTCCGATACTCCACCAAGGTGGCACGAACGTCGTTGATGTCATCCAATAATGTGTGCACAAATGTGCACTTTGCAAAGATCATTCGTTCTAGAGAGTACTCTTCCTCATAGAAGACAGAGTAGCCCCAAAGGTAGCACTCCACCACACGATCCCGAGCAAAACTTAGCTCCACGTATGCTGACAGATCATTATACCACCTGAAAAATCCATAAATAATTTTAAATATTGATAAATAATGTAGTATGTGCGTGTCTGTGCTTAGTAGTGTGATATGTCAAAGAAGATGCTTAAGTGTGTGTCAGAGCTCACATACTCTGAGATAGCTTTGAGCTCCTTCAAGTGGACACTCTGGAGGAGGTTAAATTCCAGCTTTGCAAGCTCTAGAAGAGTTGGATTGTACCCTACTTCTTTTTCGTATTCTGGCATGTATTGCAGTGCCTCCAACCTCCTGTAGGTCCTTGGCAAGGGTACATGCAAGGCACGCTTGACCTGCTCAGCTAAAGGGGAGACGAGGCTTGGTGCCAAAGATTCCAGATGATATTTCGTGAAAGAGATGGCCTCTTCGAGTAATGGCTCGCCATGGGTTAACACGTATGCTGCATTGTAGAAACATAAGAGTCCCTTTGGATCTTTTGTTATATCATGGTTAAACGTGCCATCTTCTCCTTTGAAAGTTTTGAACACATCTGCATGAAAAGTTAGTTCATTTACGTAATTGAACACATGCAAAGGTGATCTATGTTTATATATGAATATGAATACCTGGAGATACCCAAAGTCCATGTTCCCGAAGAAGGCGGAACCGAAGAGATACATCATGGAGATTAGAGCTGTTGAATTCACTTCGATGGATGTCAGTTAGTGCAGTAGCCGTCTGTTCTTCAAACAGGTGTTCTATTCCTAGGCGTTGGACTACATCCACCAGTGTCATTCTATCTAAATTGTTGGTGCAAGTCTTAAACAATAAGAGAACATCTTTCTTCAGTTTATCTCTTCTGGTCTTCATCCATTCCTGTGAGATCTGCATACATGTATCTGTTACTATCAACCAAACTAGTCACTAACTTATACACTAGTCATACTCCCTTGGTCCCTAAATATAGTATGTACATTTTTGTAAAGGCAAACTTTTTAAACTTTGATCAAATTTATAGAAAAATACATCAGCATCTGGAATGAAATATATTTtcatatggtgtgtgtgtgtgtgtgtatatatatatatagatgttCTCTATTAATTTGGTCAAATTTCTGTGAATTTTGATTTTTCGTGAAAACCAGTGTGCACCATATTATGGAATGGAAGGAGTACATGCAAATTTGAAAGTTAGAACATAATACTCCTATAGTTTATGACAAGTGCCCCATGAGATGCATGCATGATCATTAATGTCCTAGCGGACCCACAACAAAATGGAAGTAGCCTAAGACCTTCGGTAGTCTAGGTATCATATGAAGCACGAAAATAGTTTAGTCCCACCAGGATAGTTGCCACCCATCAAGGTACCGTACGATCTGATCACATTGAGATTTGCGCTTCAAGGTTAACAGAGTGGAACTGTGGAAGAACTACAACATAATGAGCACTAATTACATACAAGTGGTCTGACTTATGAACTAGCTGCAGAGATATGTTTTACAGGAATTCTCCTGACTGCAATGATATATGTGCATTTTTGTCTTTTGACAAGGGTAAGTGCTGTTTTTCGAGATGCAGTACTTACCCTTGTGCATGCTACATGCTACATGCTACTACTTCAGCTACAGGAAGAGTAAACTAGCACAAGGGTAAGTACTATTTTTTTAGAATACAATTCTTACTTTGTGTAACCGAAGAAGCCTTAAGAATACACTTTTCGATGTTAAACTTTTATCATGGGTTAGAACAATAATATATAACATGCATAACATCCATGTTAGACGAAGCATACCAAAAATTCATATGTGAAAAAAATATTCTAATGATATCGTTTTTATATGATACGTCTCATATAGTAATAATTTTAGCAATGATTAAAGGCAAACTCAAACAACATATTAGACCCTATATATCTGGATGGAGGAAGTTTGTGTATACGAGTGAGCAGAACATAAATTTACATATACTCAAGCTGAAGCAGGCATGCATACATTTGGTGGCTGCGGCTTGTATCGGCGGAAGAAGTCACTCCACACTGAGGGCTCAAAGACGGACGCCATGAGGAACGAAGGAATGTTTATGTGTCCTATGACTCCTATCTTGATGCCTTTACTACTAAGCTCGCACTTATATATACACGCACAGACAAACACATTAAATATCACGTGAGTAATTGACATACCAGCTAGCATATATGAGGGTCCTACAATATTTAGTCTTCCAGTAATAACTAGTATACGATAACTAAGTCGGTAATAGATACTCCTTCCATCctaaaatataagacgttttgtAACACTTTTATGatgtcaaaaaatgtcttacatactGGATAACTACTACTCACTCCATTAAAAAATGTAAGATCATTTTTGACACTATTCATGGAGGGAGTACTCCAGATGTATAATTTTGCCTTTATTGCCCCTTACAACCTGTCGGTGTTATTTTTTAGTTTGAGAAAGTCGGTCATAAACTAGTACTCCAGATATTTTATGTATGTATTCAGTCGTGATATGCTTAATTAACGGAAATAAGCAAagtctttttttgtttttctctcAGATCAATTAATCCACGGTTTCAAGCAGTGGTTGCCCTCTCTCGAACCAGGCTTTTGCCCCATTTTATATATGAAGTAACAACACAACAAAGTACACGGTCATAAGATAACCATGAATCTAGAACAAGCCTAACACCTAGCCGAGGCCCGGCCAAAGACACCTAGGGTCCACGACAACGCCCCCAAGAGGGTAATGACGTGAAGCATCGCTGCTGCCGTGTCCAAACAAATAGATTAGTGTTTTCACCTAGAGACCGCGCACAAGGGAAGATCCATGACGACGTTTTCAGGAGGCAAGCGACACCAACGGGCGCCGACATCGCCAGCGCCAGAAACACAAAGCTTTCACTGATAAACTCGCCAATAGGAGTTGTCCCGGTCACCGCATCAACCAGGGTCAGCTCATCCACAACAGATCTGAGCACTTCAAGAACATACCTGAGCCTTCCGCCACTACACCCCTTGTTGCCCACACGATCAAGAGGTGAGGCCACCACAGAGACTACCGGAAAGCTAACCGTGGAGCCGGCCATCTAGGACCACCGTCCCGGCATCACAAACACCCACATCACTAAGTATCCATATCACAACCCGCCAACCACGATAGTAGAGGCGAAAGGCACCTCCTTTCACCTCTAGCCCGACATCAGGCACCGGGCCCCGGTCGGCACCTCGACCATGAAATCACCCACACCCGCATCCCCAGCCTACCTAAGTGAGCCGGCATACAACCCAGTGACTAGTGGTCGCTGCCACGAAGCACGCTTGAACACCACCAAATCCATGATCTTCAGCCCCGATCCATCCGATGAAACAACAGCGCCAGGAGAGCAAACTCAGACATATGCCATGAATAGGAAGCAAGCAAGTGGACCATAATGCGAAGGCAAGCGCAAGCCCGGACCAAGTCAGCACCCCATACATGTGCACCGCAGGATATCATCCACCTCCATGGACCACGAACCCCGTCGACCCCCCTAAACTGACGCCAAAATGTGTGGTCGCAACCCAAACCAACCCACGAACCCAACTCGACCTTGCCGGAGATGGCAAGGTCAGGTAGCGCCGTTGGGCAACTGTCAGGCAACGCCACCGGGAGGAGCGAATATTCCACAATAACATCTGACCGTTCAAATCTAGATGGGGACGCCCAAGGCAGCCGACAACTCCGGCCGCAATAGGTCAGCCTTGCACTCCCACGCATACAACACCACCACTTCCAACCTCAGTTGAGCTCCACCGAACAGTCACCGAACCCGCCTCGACAAGCTCGCATCTAGGGAAGACAGTCAGCCGGAGTCACACACGCGCCACAACCCCCATGGGTGCGCACCTAGGAAACACCACCCCGTCGTCAACCACCATCAGAGGGCACATCCGAGGTCAACAATCCACTTCAACCATAGCTCACGGCTCTTGTCGTCACTGGACACCAACCAAGGGCCGATATGGCCGGAGGCCGGCAGGCTTGCCACCACCAGAGAGCGCCGCAGTAGTGGGCGACCACCGCAACCAGCAACCCCCTGCAACAAGCCGGAGCCCCACCACCATAGAGCTCAAGGCCGATCGAACCCCCGTCGCGGTAGATCTGAGCCGCGCCTTGGTCCGCCTCCGCCAAGAGCAGGGCACGCACTCCCACCCACAACAGCCACTTTTGGCCACCGCCTGCAGCCCGCGCCTCGCTATCAGCCTCCGCCGGACCCTAATGGCATGTGACATCCAGCGCCGAGCAGGCAAAGGAAGAGACGCCGGCGCCGCCTAAACTTATCGGGCTTTGCCCGCCAACACGCCGAGGCTgtggcgaggggagggaggttcAAGGAAGGGGGGGTGGGGTCTGGGTACTAGGGTTTGCCCCTGGTGAAAGATCTAGAATTAAATCATATCAATTAAGGGTTAATTATTGTTGAGGACTGGTTATCTTTTCCACGTATGATTTTTGTTGAACACAACACAGACACACACGCTCATACATACGCACATGCACTCATCACTATGAACGCAAACACATACACCCCGTCTCTATGAGCACCTCTGAGAGACTGGGCTGAcacatcatcttgagattgacggAGTCGCGACAAACCCCTTCGTAGTTGACGAGAACGTCAACTCTCAGTGAACGCACATTGCCAGAAGGCTTAAAATAAATACAAAAAAATAAGAGCACCAGAGTTAGTCTAGGACTTGAACCCTACTGAGCTGAGGATACCACTGACACCCTCACCATGCGACCACTGGTTGGTTTGCctgtttttgtgtgtgtgtgtgagcaAAAGTAACGAACATCTTTGTTCTTGATATGGATAATTAATGCACGTCTTGGTCGCGTGACCACAATACTCCCAACTTTGACTGCTCCAAGTGGAGAGTAACATATACTAGTATGACGTGTACGATACAAATTCCATAAAATGCATATTATATTATAGATTAGTTTTTCTAGATGGACTTACTTCTTGTTTCCGATGACAGATTGTAGTAAAACATTTCtaggtatcatgatatgatagtTCTAGAATCTTCTCTTTATTGAACTAACTAGTAATTGTGCACGTGCAAATGCACGTATGTAAATAAGATTGATCCTTCTTAAATTTTCATGTCGGTATAAATCTGATAAAAATAACATATATCTTTTATTTGAAATTGTTGAAGGAAACACAATTCAACGCAAATAGTGCAAAAACATATCAACGCAAATAGTGCAAAAACATATTTCAAGCTCAGGCAACTTATAATCTTTGTGCACAATTTTATCTCAGCTAGGCAAAATCATTGAATTACTCCTTGCACATACAGTTTTACACATATAATTCTTTAATTTCCAGATTTTAAGAAAATAAGAAATTCTGCTACTACAGACTTATAGAGATATTATTCAAAGATGACACCATTCAAATATATTCCAACAGATCTTTTGATGGGAATATATTCACGCAACAGCAAATATCAATAACGAACTCTTACTGTATTAGTATTTCAACTGACTTACAAAATTTGCACTATACATCGAAAAACTGAAAACAGGCATATGCCTATAAGACTGGCTTAATATTCCATGCATGACTCGACTCCATTGTTTGATTCTCCATCCAGCTCTAACTCTTCACATTTTCTCATTGATGACAGAAACATGACTATCATCGCAACTACGCCACCGCTTCATATCCAAATGCAAGCTGAAATGAATGGAAGTTGGGAAGTATCTATCAGCATCTCCCTTACTCCCAAGATTATGCTTCCTCTCTCTTTCCTTCCCTTCTTCTGATTCATTTCATGAAATGAACTACATGAAGGTGAAAATCAACCAAGCAAACCTGTGAagagaaataaaatagaaaaacaTGCATGAATAAACCTTATCTCAATTGAATGCAAATCTGGGATGTTTGTGGGCACCGTCCGGTTGATTATGCTGCTACTCGTGGGACAACTCAATGCAATTACCTAGAAGGCTCAGCTTGGCGGTCCTGCAAGCATCTTGTCTGGATATAATATTTGTAGGGACAATCCTAAAAACTTTATTCGATGGCCCTGATGCACTGTAAGGACTTCCAGTGTTAGCTCGAACAGCCCAGCAGTATGGACACGTATATCATATATCAACATGAAAATATAGAGGAAGATTCCATATAGTTTTGTAGGTGAAGAAAAAAATTCAGTTAGTACATATGTATTGAAACATTGTACGTACAGTATGATATATCAATCCAGTAAAAGTGATGACAAGTCTATACATATTGCACCATTGTACAAGTAGTATATTTGGTCAAGATAACATATTGATTCACAAAATCAAGTCCCCAAAAGTGATATTATCCTTCTGCATATTTGTACGGCGAACACGTCCAGTCGATCGGATCGTGTGCGAAATGGGCAATACATATGGAAAAATTATTTGCATGCCAAAATCATACTGGTATATGGCATATATTTACACACAGTTGCTCAGAGTGTCTTattttttttttacaaaaagTGGTGTCCATATGCTAGCGATGCTATTGTTCTTCTTCTGTAAGCAAGCAGCTTCTAATGGATGGCATGGAAACTTGCATTCTAAAATGCCTCCAGTAAGATAAAAGTTTCACATGGAAACATATTTTATAAAATGCCTCCAGAATGATACATGAACTACAGATGAAAAATTCTCAGCTGTTTAAATTGACATGTTATTAATGACGTTGAAGTTGGGGTAGAAAATATCCTCTAGCAAATAACAAAAAAATGGCCATACACTTGCATCAAAATCAATTTTAACGTGTCTTGCACAATGACTTCCCGAACCCAGTGATGGTAGGCCGTCTTGGCTAGGAGGTATGTAAAAGTCCTAAATGAAAATAAATATATACTTGTTTTAGCTAATTCAATCATCAAAAGCATGTTGGTGAATAGTAAAAAAACATATTGGTTCAGGAATAGGAGTTAATCTGAAGCATGTGTGGTGTTCTTAACTTCTCTATGGCTGCTCTCTCCTCCTCACAGTTACTCTGTTGAGATACTCTTTCAGAAGCACATTCAGTAGATGAAAAAAATATAGTTTGAAGGAGAACTGTATTTTGagaataaaacagaaaaaaattaGTACAGGCCAAATTTAGTAGCTTcagaaaaaatatgcatttttcccGAAGAACAATCATAAAAAATTCAGTACAGTACACATCATTTTGGGGTGTGCTTAAGAACAATACCACATACAATTTAAGATTGCTTCGTGTGCCACTGAATTTTCCTAAAGCAAAATTAGCAATGGATGTCAGACTGCATGTACATTAGCGAATAGGTGAAAGCATCTTACAAGGAATACGGAGTTGTGCACAGTGCATGTTAACTGGAGCTTAATTTATGACGGGCTGTAGAGGGCGCGAACGCCCAAGAACCAAGCACAAAGGTGGATTTTCTCAGAGATGCAGAACAGATCGTTGGAAGGACCTGAACCGATGGCCTCTCCCGCGTGCGTCCGCGTGCCAGCGACGGCAGTTCCTGCGTGCACAAGCGTCTCCGGCGGCGTGTCGTCGATAGTCAGCGCCCTTTGGCAGCCGAGGTTGCGCGTGGAGTGTTAGG contains:
- the LOC120974818 gene encoding tau-cadinol synthase, with the protein product MASVFEPSVWSDFFRRYKPQPPNISQEWMKTRRDKLKKDVLLLFKTCTNNLDRMTLVDVVQRLGIEHLFEEQTATALTDIHRSEFNSSNLHDVSLRFRLLREHGLWVSPDVFKTFKGEDGTFNHDITKDPKGLLCFYNAAYVLTHGEPLLEEAISFTKYHLESLAPSLVSPLAEQVKRALHVPLPRTYRRLEALQYMPEYEKEVGYNPTLLELAKLEFNLLQSVHLKELKAISEWYNDLSAYVELSFARDRVVECYLWGYSVFYEEEYSLERMIFAKCTFVHTLLDDINDVRATLVEYRKLDTAIQRWNESAISLVPDYLKKFYNKLLMCFREFEDELTLNGRYPIDHIKKTFQQQSKFYLQEAEWLHQNHKPSFKDKLHLAAMSTGVTALCVYTMVCMGDGAPKGALEWALGYPDVIMACAKIGRLMNDLAGSSKHRNNRGDVANCVDCYVSEHKVTDKVAFAAIDSMIEDEWKTTNQARFEHRRELFPLVQRVVNFTLSLPVYYGDRKDAFTFSTHLNGIIKNLFVKPIPI